DNA sequence from the Besnoitia besnoiti strain Bb-Ger1 chromosome Unknown contig00055, whole genome shotgun sequence genome:
tgttcggagatactgtaaatctattccatgtaaataccggtgcttctccatatttaagcatctggtttgtagtcttcttaggtagtatcttattaattttcatccctatgcatatacttggtttcaaacgttatgccaagaaggataccagattaccctgattatctttgttatattaatacatggtgttcaattggttctatatccacaatagttatcatcttaactatgctctgctaatgcacttaacatgatggtcatgaaaagcacaagagaacttggatccggtaaacaaagaccttcaagatctaaaccagtagtccaactcgtagtatatactcccagaaaaagctgataaataatcctgtctcagagatgataactccaagtacgatgctactgattagactagcatctgagtagtagttttctctcgctgttaagatgagtgagaacaagaatccatatattacgcctagaacataaccgatgtggaataatcttaatgtagtaggatattgaaatccaacacttttagctgtcttaagcagtccagtggggtggtggtgtactgcaatcataaagaacttggttgtctgtatctcataaccggagtcatcttcagtattctaggaactataatgtctttgtttattcgatttgagtgaacacataagatcatcgaatttaacggtatgctcctgaaagtaacggtacaagctgtaaacaaaggactccttaacttaaactgaggagtcaagtaggtacaaaccgtacaaggattaattatgtccatctgtgcatctaagttgagactatcggttatatattttagacgctaacttcccggctaaacatcccttttctttgaaacacacttcccttctcgccgttagcatgatctcaaagtaccagaagccatgtgatctatatagttataacgggacattagaccgaacctgcgatagataaatatatcttggatgattgtatattagcggctaaatgtcaatcaaacatgcgaattttaggttttccatgaaatctatttggaagaagaggcttgatagtactaccgtaagtacataatatacagtccagcagtagcggttaaactatagaagagtcgagtattatccatgcataccaggcgtaaaaagcgttcatccagttactaaacaggtgccaggccaacaagaatccgatccgtgtattccgtacagactaacattaagaaggcgactaccaaagtgaatgtcatgatattcgtacagcttgtatacaaatgttggtttttcaaatatacgctggataccactatacttaatgcacttaacatgatggtcatgaaaagcacaagagaacttggatccggtaa
Encoded proteins:
- a CDS encoding uncharacterized protein (encoded by transcript BESB_064230); protein product: MIAVHHHPTGLLKTAKSVGFQYPTTLRLFHIGYVLGVIYGFLFSLILTARENYYSDASLISSIVLGVIISETGLFISFFWEYILRVGLLV